AGGCGTTCTACGGACCGGAGCGAGTCGGGCATTTCGGGCTGGCGCTGAAGGATTATGCGCATTTCACCTCCCCCATCCGCCGTTACAGTGATCTGATCATCCACCGTGCATTGATTGCGGGGCTTCATCTGGGCGATGAAGGATTGAGCGCGGCGGAGACCAAGCGCATGGCCTCCATCGGCGAGCATATCTCCCTGACCGAGCGCCGCGCCATGACGGCCGAGCGCGAGGCGAAGGAACGTTATGCCATCATGTATCTGGCCAACCAGGTTGGCGAGGAAATGGAAGGGATGGTGTCGGGCTTTTCGCGCTCCGGCATGTTCGTGACGTTAAAGGATACGGGCGTGGACGGGTATATCCCGCTGGCCAGCCTGAACACGGATTTCTTTGTCATCAATGAGCGCAGCAAGACGGCGCGCGGACGCAATACGGGCAAGACCATCTCGCTTGGCGATAAGATGCGCGTGCGGCTGGAAGAGGCCAACAGCATCCAGAAGCGCCTGCGCCTGACATGGCTGGACGGCACGCGTGAAGATGGCGGCAGCACCGGCAAGCGTGAATTCCGCGGGCGTGAGGATCGTGGCGGGCGTGGCGCACCGCGTGGCGACAGGCCTTCCTTCCGTGATAAACCGCGCGAAGGCGGCTTCAAACGCCGTGAGGATGGCGAACGCCCGGCCTTCAAAAAACCGTGGGAAGAACGCCCTGCCCGCCAGGATGATGTATTGCCTGAGAAACGCGATGCAAAGCCTTGGGATAAAAAAGATAAACCATTCAAGTCACGTGATAATTTCAAGTCGCGCGGCGAAGGTGATTTTAAGCCGCGCCGCCGCGATGAGGATGAGCGTCCCGCAAGGGCTTATAAACCTCGGGAAGAAGGTGGCTTCAAGCCACGCGGGGAGCGTGGTAATGAAGGTGGTGAATTTCGCCCGCGCAAGCGATTTGAGGATGATCGCCCCGCCAGGGATGATAAAGGGTATCGCCCACGGCGCGATTATGGGGATGAACGCCCGGTACGACGCGAGGACGGGGACAGGCCGCGCCGGAGCTGGCAGGACAAGCCACCGCGACAAGATGATGTATCGCCTGAAAAACGCGATGCAAAGCCTTGGGATAAAAAAGATAAACCATTCAAGTCACGTGATAATTTCAAGCCGCGCGGTGAAGGCGACTTCAAACCGCGCCGCCGCGATGAGGATGAGCGCCCTGCCAGGGCCTTTAAGCCTCGGGAAGAAGGCGGTTTCAAGCCGCGCAGGGAACGCGGCGATGAGGGCGGCGAATTCCGCCCGCGTAAGCGCTTTGATGGCGACCGCCCTGCCGGGGATGACAGGGGCTACCGACCTCGCCGTGAAGATGGCGAACGGCCGCGACGCCCGGAAGGCGACGAACGCCCTGCCCGCCGGAAATGGACAGAGAAACCCCGTGAAGAAGGCAGTTTTACGCCGCGCCGAGAGCGCAGCGACGAGGGCGGCGAATTCCGCCCGCGCAAGCGTTTTGATGGCGACCGCCCGGCCAGGGACGGAGACAGGCCGCCACGCAGGCGGGACGACGCCCCGCGAGAGGAAGCCCGCCCACGCAAGCCGCGCGGTGAATTCAATGATTCCGGTAAAAAGCCCTTCAAGGGAAAGAGCCGCGACGGCGGGGGCGCAGGCGCACCATCGGCCAAGCGCGGCGGCGGGCGGCCTAAAAAAAGGTGATGGGCATGGTTCAATCTGGTAGGTTGCGCACATGGCTTATGTAGACGACATGCTTTTGCCCGGCGAAACGGTGAGTTACCGTGCGCGCATCAGCGCCATCATCTATCTGCCGGGCATCTGCTGGTGCGCTGTGGGGATGCTGGCCGCGAAATTTTTGCCGACCTGGGGTTTCCATTTTGGCGGCTTCTATCAACTTAAACGGCTCATTGGTTTCAGCGGGGCATTTCATCTGGATGAGGTGAACAATGCCATTGCGCTGGTGTGTTTTATCATCGGGGCGGTGCTGGTTATTCGGGGCATGGTGCAGGCGCTTTCCACGGAGCTGGCCATCACCAACCAGCGCGTGCTGGCAAAGTTCGGCATCACCAATATTGTGACGACGGAACTGGATCGCCGCAAGATCGCCGGGGTGATCATCGAACAGAGCATCAACGGGCGCATGTTCAATTACGGCAACATCAATCTGCGTGGTTACATGGGCAATATTTCGCCACATCTGCCTATCAGCAAACCGTTTGATTTTCAGAAGGCGGTGAATGAGCGCATCCGCCCGTTATCTTTTGAAAATAAATAGCAATCGGCGGTTAGTTACAATTTTAGTAAAATTGTAACTAACCATTCGAGGTTAGGATTTCACTAGGTTGGCGATGTCGTTGTAGGTGGTGAAGAGCATCAGCGAAATCACCAGCGCGAAACCGGCTTTGAAGAAGACTTCCTGAAGTTTTTCCGGCACGGGACGGCGTAGCAGCCCCTCCACGGCATAGAAAAACAGATGGCCGCCATCCAGCACGGGAATGGGGAAAAGATTCACCAACCCGAGATTGACCGAAAGCATGGCCATGAACCAGAGCACGGTGAGCCACCCCTGCGACATGGACTGGCCGGAATATTGCGCGATCTTGATCGGGCCGCCCAGTTCGTCCACGCTGCGCTGGCCGACGAGGATCTGCTTCAGGGCTTTGAGCGTATCCACGCACATGTTCCAGATTTCCTTCACGGCCTCCGGCAGGGCCTGCAGGAAGGGCATTTTCTCATAGACCACATCGTTGGCGGCCACGCCGATCATGCCGAGCTTTACTTTGTTGCCGAGTGCGTCGGTGGTTTCCTGCATCTTGGGCGTGAGGGTGATTTCGATCTTTTTGCCTTCGCGCTCGATTACCAGCGGCAGAGGTTCCGCCGGGTGGATGCGCACAATGCGCTGAAGCTCGGCGAATTTGGTGACGGGCTCGCCATCCACCATGGTGATGCGGTCCCCTGGGAGGATGCCGGCAGCTTCGGCCGCGCCGCCCTTTACCAGGCTGGAGACGACCGACGGCGTGGTGGGGTGACCAAGAAAGGCGAAAAAACCCCAGAGAATAACAGTGGCCAGCAGAAAGTTGGCGGCGGGGCCGGCGGCCACGATGGCCGCGCGCTTGTGTAGGGGCTTGAAGGGGAATGCCTGGGCCTTGTCTTCCTCGCTCATGGCGGCGACGGCATCTTTATCCGTGCGGCTGGAGGCATCGGCATCGCCAAACATCTTCACGAAGCCGCCCATGGGCAGCCAGGCTATTTTCCAGCGCGTGCCGCGCTTATCCGTCCAGCCGAAGAGCTCGCGGCCGAAGCCGATGGAAAATTGCTCGATTTTCACGCCGCAGAGACGGGCGACATAATAATGGCCGAATTCGTGAATGAACACGATGACCGAAATGATCAGAAAAAACGCGAAAGCGTAATGAAGGCCATGCAGGATTGTATCCATGATATCAAGCCACTATTCGTTGTTTTTGAAGCAGTTGCTCAACCCATCCACGGGCTTGTGCGTCCAGCTCGCAGGCTGCTTCAATGGTATCTGGCGAGGTGGATTCTACCCCATCCAGACATGAACTCACAAGTGAAGGAATGTCCATAAATCCGGTGCGGCCTTTCAGGAAGGCATCCACGGCCACCTCGTTGGCGGCATTGAGCACGCAGGTGGCGCCGCCGCCCGCTTCCATGGCCTGACGCGCCAGCCCAAGGCAGGGGAAGCGGTCATTGTCCACATGTTCGAAATTCAGGGAGCCAAGCGTGGCGAGATCCAGCTGCGGACTGGCATAGGGTATGCGATGCGGCCAGGAAAGTGCCTGGCTGATGGGTACGCGCATGTCCGGGCAGGCAAGCTGGGCGAGCGTGCTGCCGTCCCGATAGGAGGCAAAGGCGTGGATGGTGGATTCCGGGTGCACCAGCACATCCAGTTGGGCGGAGGAAAGGCCGAAAAGCAGCCCGGCTTCGATGATCTCCAGCCCCTTGTTCATCAGCGTGGCGGAATCCACCGAAATTTTGGCGCCCATGGGCCAGTTGGGGTGTTTGACGGCCTGTTCCGGCGTGGCCGCCATGAGCTGATTTTTGCTCCAGGTGCGAAACGGGCCGCCAGAGGCCGTTAGCGTAACCCGGGCCAGCTGGGCGCGGTGGCTTTCGCACCATATCTGGAAAAGGCCGTTATGCTCGGAATCCACCGGGAGAAGAAAAGTGCCGTGTTTCCTGACGGCATGGGCGACGACATCGCCTGCTGCAACGAGGCATTCCTTGTTGGCAAGCGCCACGACGGCGCCCTGTTCTATTGCGGCCAGCGTAGGGGCCAGACCGGCAAAGCCGGTGATGCCCGCCACGGCAATGTCGCATGGCATGCGGGCGGCCTCCAGCACGGCCTGCTGGCCAGCGGCGCAGGCGATGCCGGTGCCTTCCAGCAGTTGACGAAGCTGGGGAAGCTCGGATTCATCGGCCAGCACGGCCATGGATGCCTGGTGCTGTTTGGCCTGTTCGGCCAGTAGCGCGGCGTTGCGGTGGGCAACCAGGGCGATGACGGAGAAATTCTCCTTATTCTCACCGATGAGCGACAGGGTGTTCTTGCCGATGGAACCGGTGGAACCCAGCACCGTGATGCGGCGGTGCATGCGGGTGTTCCATTTTTCCTGATGGATGTCGTTCGGCAGCAGGTTCATGCGGCCCACCACGAAAAACCATCTACCAGCCAGAGCAGCACCAGCATGGCGGGGCCGGCGGCGAGAAGGCCATCGAGCCTGTCCAGCAGTCCGCCATGGCCAGGGATGATGTGGCCGCTGTCCTTTTTGTTCAGCAGGCGTTTGAATTTGGATTCCAGCAGATCGCCCGCTTGGGAAGCCATGGAAACCAGCAGGCTGATGGCGATGACCTGCACGGTGTATTCCGGCAGCCAGCAATGGGCCACGCCGATGCCGACCATGCCCGCCATGGCCGTGCCGCCCATGGCGCCGGAGACGGTTTTGCCGGGACTGATGGCGGGCGCCAGCTTGGGGCCCTGAAGGGTTTTGCCGAAGGCATAACCGCCGATATCACTCGCCCAGACAATGCCCATGAGCCAGAGAAAATACCAGGGAACGGGGCTGACATGCACCAGCCAGATAAGCGGCATGACGCCCGCGGAAAGGTAGGCGATGCCGAGCAGTGTCCAGCCGCTTACCATGTGTTTTTTCATCAGCAGGGCCAGCGTCAACAGCGTGATGCCCAGCATGGTAAAGGCCGGTATGGGAAAACCGAGGGACAAGGTGATCCAAGCCAGCGCGGTGGGTAACAGGCTCCAGAGACGTTCTGCCTTGGGAATTTCCGTCAGATCCTGCCACTCCCTCAGCATAGCAAGGCCGAGAAGCAGCGCGAGTATCATGACCACGGAGCCGCCCATCGAGAGAAGCCATATAGCCAGCGGCATCAGCACAGCGGTGGAAATAAGCCGTTTTTTGAATTCCGGTTTCATCAGGCGGCTTCCTCCACACGGCCGAAACGACGCTGGCGGCTTTGAAAGGCGCGGATGGCCTTGTCCAGTTCCGTGCCATTGAAATCAGGCCACAGGGTATCGGTGAAATAGAGCTCCCCGTAGCTGGCCTGCCAGAGCAGGAAGTTGCTGATGCGGAAATCCCCGCCGGTGCGGATGAGCAGGTCGGGGTCCGGCACGTTGGGGGCATAGAGGCTGGCGGTGAGTGTTTCTTCCGTTATCCCATCGGGGGAGAGCTCGCCTTTTTTCACACGCGCGGCGAGCGAGCGGGCGGCATCGACAATTTCCTGCCTGCCGCCATAGCTCAGGGCCACCTGAACATGGATGGCCGTGTTTGAAGCGGTCTTTTTTTCCAGCGCGGCGAGTTTGTTTTGCGTAAGCTGCGGCAGGCGGCCGCGCTGGCCGATGATGGTGAGTTTGACGCCTTCGCGGTGGAGGCGCTCGGCCTCGCTGTCCAGGTATTCGCTGAGGAGGTTCATCAGCTCGTCCACCTCTTCACGCGGGCGCTGCCAGTTTTCGGTGGAAAAGGCATAGACCGTGAGGTGGGCGATGCCGACACGGGCGGCATGCTCGATGAGGTTGCTCAGGGCATCCGCCCCCTTGCGGTGGCCGAGCGTGCGCGGCATGCCGCGCTGCCTTGCCCAGCGGCCGTTACCATCCATGATGATGGCCACATGGACGGGCACCAGGCTGCCCTGCTCTTCCCGATCAGGCAGAAAGGATTTTGCCCATGCGCGCAGCCCACCCCTGCGGCCAGCGGCAGGCGCGGATGGCTTCAGCAATGTGGTGGTTGCGGGCACCGGCAGATCCAGCATCAAACCTGAAGGATCTCTTTCTCTTTGACCTTCAGATGCTCGTCGATCTGGGAAATATGCTTGTCCGTTTCGGTTTGCACCTTGTCGGATTCGCCCTTGGCGGCGTCTTCGGAAAGTTTGCCGTCCTTTTGGAGCTTCTTGACGTTTTCCATGCCGTCGCGGCGGACGTTGCGCACGGCTACGCGGGCGTTCTCGGCATATTTATGGGCGATTTTCACCAGCTCCTTGCGGCGTTCCTCGCTGAGATCGGGCAGAGGGACGCGGATAAGCTGGCCATCGGCCTGCGGGTTGAGGCCGAGCCCGGCATTGGCGATGGCTTTTTCCACCGCTTTCACGTTGCCCTTGTCCCACACCTGAACGGTGAGCAGGCGAGCTTCCGGCGCGCCGACAGTGCCGACCTGGCCGATGGGCATGTGGCTGCCATAGACTTCCACCTGAACATGGTCGAGCATGTTGGTGGAGGCGCGGTTGGTGCGGAGCCCGGCCAGTTCGTGCTTGAAGGACGCAACCGCGCCTTCCATGCGTTTTTTCACTTCGTTGAGATCGAAGACCATGATTTTCTCCTTTTTCTTTATTCGTAGATTTTGGTGTAGCGGCCGGTGCCTTTGATGGCGGCGGCAAAGCAGCCTTCATCCTGAATGGAGGTGACGAGGATGGGCATTTTATTTTCACGCGAAAGCGCGATGGCGGATGCGTCCATCACCTTCAGATGCTTGGCCAGCACTTCGGTATAGCTCAGGCTGTCATAACGGGTGGCGGCGGGGTTCTTTTTGGGGTCGTCGGTATAGACGCCGTCCACCTGGGTGCCTTTGATGAGGGCATCGCAGCCGAGCTCAATGGCGCGCAGCGCCGCGGCGGTGTCGGTGGTGAAGAAGGGATTGCCGGTGCCGGCGGCGCAGATGACCACGCGGCCGTGCTCCAGATGGCGGATGGCGCGGCGGCGGATATAGGGCTCGCACACCGAGACCATGGTGATGGCGGACAGCACGCGCGTATCCACGCCCATATTCTCCAGCGCGGCCTGTAGGGCGAGCGAATTGATGACGGTGGCCAGCATGCCCATGTAATCGGCGCTGGCGCGTTCCATGC
This bacterium DNA region includes the following protein-coding sequences:
- the rnr gene encoding ribonuclease R — protein: MKPRKPKDGFGKDRPFKDKGFGEKRGGFGGGRKFGDKPSRSGGGRGFRDDRFKPASVPEVFIVEITSIDDQGDIIGQPVQPVAVEHVLLIARPGHSIDATLGDHVLVKLERLEEGQAVATMMRILPRHRSGSMVGVLEKDADGWQFRPSGREDYDMYPVAKPYDADWEHGQMVRVTTGGAARERWSRYNAPEVKVVEILAADASRVSLLSVHGHHIPMEFSPETLKECKKLKDPVPSPNRTDLRELPLVTIDGEDARDFDDAVYAERLDNESGRAWRLMVAIADVAHYVRHGTALDDDAFERGNSVYFPDRVVPMLPERLSNDLCSLRPDEDRYCMAMEMWLDKTGALVDYRLHRAIMRSHARLTYNQVQAAIDGKPDKQTKPLLKTVIEPLYEVYHLLAKQRDERGALEIDSIEYKVDISDTGEVAAIYPRPRFESHKLIEEFMILANVAAARLVQRVRMPGLYRNHETPSKEKSFELRDYVKTLGLDIHIGPNISAKNFNALLHKVRGEPIAPMVNQAVLRSQMQAFYGPERVGHFGLALKDYAHFTSPIRRYSDLIIHRALIAGLHLGDEGLSAAETKRMASIGEHISLTERRAMTAEREAKERYAIMYLANQVGEEMEGMVSGFSRSGMFVTLKDTGVDGYIPLASLNTDFFVINERSKTARGRNTGKTISLGDKMRVRLEEANSIQKRLRLTWLDGTREDGGSTGKREFRGREDRGGRGAPRGDRPSFRDKPREGGFKRREDGERPAFKKPWEERPARQDDVLPEKRDAKPWDKKDKPFKSRDNFKSRGEGDFKPRRRDEDERPARAYKPREEGGFKPRGERGNEGGEFRPRKRFEDDRPARDDKGYRPRRDYGDERPVRREDGDRPRRSWQDKPPRQDDVSPEKRDAKPWDKKDKPFKSRDNFKPRGEGDFKPRRRDEDERPARAFKPREEGGFKPRRERGDEGGEFRPRKRFDGDRPAGDDRGYRPRREDGERPRRPEGDERPARRKWTEKPREEGSFTPRRERSDEGGEFRPRKRFDGDRPARDGDRPPRRRDDAPREEARPRKPRGEFNDSGKKPFKGKSRDGGGAGAPSAKRGGGRPKKR
- a CDS encoding PH domain-containing protein, with product MAYVDDMLLPGETVSYRARISAIIYLPGICWCAVGMLAAKFLPTWGFHFGGFYQLKRLIGFSGAFHLDEVNNAIALVCFIIGAVLVIRGMVQALSTELAITNQRVLAKFGITNIVTTELDRRKIAGVIIEQSINGRMFNYGNINLRGYMGNISPHLPISKPFDFQKAVNERIRPLSFENK
- the rseP gene encoding RIP metalloprotease RseP → MDTILHGLHYAFAFFLIISVIVFIHEFGHYYVARLCGVKIEQFSIGFGRELFGWTDKRGTRWKIAWLPMGGFVKMFGDADASSRTDKDAVAAMSEEDKAQAFPFKPLHKRAAIVAAGPAANFLLATVILWGFFAFLGHPTTPSVVSSLVKGGAAEAAGILPGDRITMVDGEPVTKFAELQRIVRIHPAEPLPLVIEREGKKIEITLTPKMQETTDALGNKVKLGMIGVAANDVVYEKMPFLQALPEAVKEIWNMCVDTLKALKQILVGQRSVDELGGPIKIAQYSGQSMSQGWLTVLWFMAMLSVNLGLVNLFPIPVLDGGHLFFYAVEGLLRRPVPEKLQEVFFKAGFALVISLMLFTTYNDIANLVKS
- a CDS encoding 1-deoxy-D-xylulose-5-phosphate reductoisomerase; this translates as MHRRITVLGSTGSIGKNTLSLIGENKENFSVIALVAHRNAALLAEQAKQHQASMAVLADESELPQLRQLLEGTGIACAAGQQAVLEAARMPCDIAVAGITGFAGLAPTLAAIEQGAVVALANKECLVAAGDVVAHAVRKHGTFLLPVDSEHNGLFQIWCESHRAQLARVTLTASGGPFRTWSKNQLMAATPEQAVKHPNWPMGAKISVDSATLMNKGLEIIEAGLLFGLSSAQLDVLVHPESTIHAFASYRDGSTLAQLACPDMRVPISQALSWPHRIPYASPQLDLATLGSLNFEHVDNDRFPCLGLARQAMEAGGGATCVLNAANEVAVDAFLKGRTGFMDIPSLVSSCLDGVESTSPDTIEAACELDAQARGWVEQLLQKQRIVA
- a CDS encoding isoprenyl transferase, with product MLDLPVPATTTLLKPSAPAAGRRGGLRAWAKSFLPDREEQGSLVPVHVAIIMDGNGRWARQRGMPRTLGHRKGADALSNLIEHAARVGIAHLTVYAFSTENWQRPREEVDELMNLLSEYLDSEAERLHREGVKLTIIGQRGRLPQLTQNKLAALEKKTASNTAIHVQVALSYGGRQEIVDAARSLAARVKKGELSPDGITEETLTASLYAPNVPDPDLLIRTGGDFRISNFLLWQASYGELYFTDTLWPDFNGTELDKAIRAFQSRQRRFGRVEEAA
- a CDS encoding ribosome recycling factor — protein: MVFDLNEVKKRMEGAVASFKHELAGLRTNRASTNMLDHVQVEVYGSHMPIGQVGTVGAPEARLLTVQVWDKGNVKAVEKAIANAGLGLNPQADGQLIRVPLPDLSEERRKELVKIAHKYAENARVAVRNVRRDGMENVKKLQKDGKLSEDAAKGESDKVQTETDKHISQIDEHLKVKEKEILQV
- a CDS encoding UMP kinase, yielding MAEATPYKRVLLKISGEALMGAQSFGQDLETVKQICGEIKRVHDMGVEICMVVGGGNIFRGISAANAGMERASADYMGMLATVINSLALQAALENMGVDTRVLSAITMVSVCEPYIRRRAIRHLEHGRVVICAAGTGNPFFTTDTAAALRAIELGCDALIKGTQVDGVYTDDPKKNPAATRYDSLSYTEVLAKHLKVMDASAIALSRENKMPILVTSIQDEGCFAAAIKGTGRYTKIYE